A genomic region of [Eubacterium] eligens ATCC 27750 contains the following coding sequences:
- a CDS encoding DHH family phosphoesterase, translating to MNYLEEIIANISGNRVHIQTHNFPDPDAIACAYGLSELLKAKGVEAEICYKGNIERTVTAKMVGLLNIKVKEYTNPDEFNEGDEIILVDAQKGNSNIVDMNGQEIICIDHHPIYDPVDYRFSDIRPDVGACASIIATYYFDNNIDMPENVATALLYGVKMDTADMKRGVTQLDLDMFYKMYMMADRDILSELDSSVLHYDDIKAYKDAFSTIDIREDVCFACAGYECKEALIAAICDFTLTLDGVNLSIVYSPKQDGIKISIRSSGKYLSGVITMNALKGIGTGGGHDNMAGGYVSYWRPDGEKISEAEVLKIEQEIKTRFLKEAGIE from the coding sequence ATGAACTATTTAGAGGAAATTATTGCTAATATAAGTGGGAACAGAGTGCATATACAGACGCATAATTTTCCTGATCCTGATGCGATTGCATGTGCGTATGGATTATCTGAATTACTAAAAGCAAAAGGGGTAGAAGCAGAGATATGTTATAAGGGGAACATTGAACGGACAGTAACAGCTAAAATGGTTGGACTTCTTAACATTAAAGTGAAAGAATACACGAATCCGGATGAATTTAATGAAGGGGATGAGATTATTCTCGTTGATGCACAGAAAGGCAATTCTAATATTGTAGACATGAATGGACAGGAAATTATATGCATAGACCATCATCCTATATATGATCCGGTAGATTACAGATTTTCTGATATAAGACCTGATGTGGGAGCATGTGCATCTATTATTGCAACTTATTATTTTGACAATAATATAGATATGCCTGAAAATGTTGCAACAGCACTTCTTTATGGTGTTAAAATGGATACTGCAGATATGAAAAGAGGCGTCACACAATTGGATCTGGATATGTTCTATAAGATGTATATGATGGCTGACAGAGATATTCTTTCAGAACTTGACAGCAGTGTATTGCATTATGATGATATCAAGGCATATAAGGATGCATTCAGCACGATAGACATAAGGGAGGATGTATGTTTTGCATGTGCAGGATATGAATGCAAGGAAGCACTTATTGCGGCTATATGTGATTTTACACTGACACTGGATGGGGTTAATCTTTCGATAGTCTATTCACCGAAGCAGGATGGAATAAAGATCTCTATAAGAAGCAGTGGAAAATATCTGTCAGGAGTAATTACCATGAATGCACTTAAAGGAATTGGAACTGGCGGAGGGCATGATAATATGGCTGGAGGTTATGTTTCATACTGGAGACCAGATGGTGAGAAAATAAGTGAGGCTGAGGTTTTGAAAATTGAGCAGGAGATTAAGACAAGATTCTTGAAGGAAGCAGGTATTGAATAA
- a CDS encoding GH25 family lysozyme, producing MKKIIRIYIAIIASVCLFMSFSADIYAVVIDVSSYNGFIQWDNMKNYIEGTIIRIGYGNDIQSQDDAAAIRNMDECERLGIPYGVYLYSYALDYYDAASETAHALRLLKGRSPELGVWFDMEDADGYKARNGLDVYSEGELLSDFCEMFVNAMRVSGYKTGVYANYNYFTNVLNLDRLKSIPEMNIWLAHWGIDSPSLDCTMWQFGAVEIEDEEYDGNIYYSDYSVKNDGNTDETIRTDDSSSNNINVYYQTKLATGRWLPVVKNNDDYAGISGQRITGLAVTTDTGYIKYRVHVNNGWLGFIDSRNTDINDYYNGYAGNDTPVDAVEIYYYTPDDIINSSGYHYAFYRVSPRNNNYYSLQKDNNTDNGMDGYAGIFGHFIDRIQINIK from the coding sequence ATGAAGAAAATCATCAGAATATATATTGCAATTATTGCATCTGTATGCCTGTTCATGTCATTTTCAGCTGATATATATGCCGTTGTTATAGATGTGAGCAGCTATAATGGATTCATACAGTGGGATAATATGAAAAACTATATTGAGGGTACAATTATCCGTATAGGATATGGCAATGATATCCAATCACAGGATGATGCTGCTGCCATAAGAAATATGGATGAATGTGAAAGGCTTGGAATTCCTTACGGCGTCTATCTATACAGTTATGCATTAGATTATTACGATGCAGCAAGCGAAACTGCCCATGCGCTAAGACTTCTTAAAGGTAGATCTCCCGAACTTGGTGTGTGGTTTGATATGGAAGATGCTGATGGATATAAAGCAAGAAACGGTCTGGATGTATACTCCGAAGGCGAACTGCTGTCTGATTTCTGCGAAATGTTTGTTAATGCTATGCGTGTCAGCGGATATAAAACCGGCGTCTATGCCAATTACAACTATTTTACAAATGTGCTTAACCTTGACAGACTGAAATCAATCCCAGAGATGAATATCTGGCTTGCGCACTGGGGAATTGATTCTCCAAGCCTTGACTGTACCATGTGGCAGTTTGGTGCAGTAGAAATCGAAGATGAAGAATATGATGGCAATATATATTACTCAGATTATTCTGTAAAAAATGATGGCAATACTGATGAAACTATCCGTACCGATGATAGTTCATCCAATAATATAAATGTTTACTATCAGACAAAGCTTGCAACGGGTCGCTGGCTTCCTGTTGTTAAGAATAATGATGACTACGCCGGAATATCCGGTCAGAGAATTACCGGTCTTGCAGTCACAACAGATACCGGCTATATAAAATACAGAGTCCATGTAAATAATGGCTGGCTTGGTTTCATAGACAGCCGCAACACTGATATTAACGATTATTATAACGGATATGCCGGCAATGACACACCTGTTGATGCTGTTGAGATATATTATTACACCCCTGATGATATTATTAATTCATCAGGTTATCATTATGCATTCTACAGGGTAAGCCCTAGGAATAACAATTACTACAGTTTGCAAAAAGACAACAACACTGATAACGGAATGGATGGCTATGCCGGCATTTTCGGACATTTCATTGACAGAATACAGATTAATATAAAATAG
- a CDS encoding HD domain-containing protein, whose protein sequence is MDIKKLADVKDRFADYEKIFNSGDYDKAADILSAILERIEECTDERKAGTMDDTFVKKSDMDGRPIYISLNHVMEYYVYACYFEPETDVLCTELPVGEYYRTYGSLCLKLSKFRRAEDAFKKAICWNPVDLDSYLGLAECYKNLNMLSRYLDVTKQAYRFCCSRATMARYYRNMGFYYVARYNTEAARVCYTYSNIYYKTDNADNELKYLEQALNDKTPEYSVKQMQEILDKNEVEPGPDSKTIGIIYRVGELMMNDKDYRLARDCFSIVYDITQEAQLKTLLDELDKDLEDNNA, encoded by the coding sequence ATGGATATAAAGAAGCTTGCAGATGTCAAAGACAGATTTGCAGATTATGAGAAGATATTTAATTCAGGTGATTATGACAAAGCGGCAGATATATTATCTGCAATACTTGAAAGAATAGAAGAGTGTACGGACGAGCGTAAAGCCGGAACTATGGATGATACATTTGTGAAAAAATCGGACATGGACGGCAGACCAATATATATAAGCCTTAATCATGTTATGGAATATTATGTGTACGCATGTTATTTTGAACCGGAAACGGATGTGCTGTGTACAGAGCTGCCGGTTGGAGAGTACTACAGGACTTATGGCAGTCTGTGCCTGAAGTTATCGAAGTTTCGCAGAGCTGAGGATGCATTTAAGAAGGCTATATGCTGGAATCCTGTTGACCTTGATTCGTATCTTGGACTTGCAGAATGTTATAAGAATCTTAATATGCTGTCGAGATATCTTGATGTTACAAAGCAGGCATACAGATTCTGCTGTAGCCGCGCAACGATGGCAAGATATTACAGAAATATGGGATTTTATTATGTTGCCAGGTATAATACTGAGGCGGCAAGAGTGTGCTACACCTACAGCAATATATATTATAAGACAGATAATGCTGATAATGAACTTAAGTATCTTGAGCAGGCATTAAATGACAAGACACCGGAATATTCTGTTAAACAGATGCAGGAAATACTTGATAAGAATGAGGTGGAACCAGGACCTGACTCTAAGACGATAGGAATTATATACAGAGTCGGTGAACTTATGATGAATGATAAAGATTACCGTCTGGCAAGAGACTGCTTTTCAATTGTTTATGATATAACACAGGAAGCACAGTTAAAGACATTGCTTGATGAATTAGATAAAGACCTGGAGGATAACAATGCTTAA
- a CDS encoding ABC transporter permease encodes MNVSPLQRRFIIKQRIYSISVVLSRLILFLGFIGIWEFTADKGIINAFIFSSPVRLYQTFIDLSRDGVIFMHIWVTLYETLVAFAIITIVGIIFAILLWCFKGLSDCLEPFMVVLNSLPKSALAPMLIVWLGTNTKAIIITAVSVAIFGMIINLYTGFLEIDKEKITLIRTLGGKKWHILCKLILPGSKKIIISNMKVNIGLCLVGVIIGEFLAAKKGLGYLIIYGSQVFKMSYVVLGIVILCIISTLLFALINIIQKLFLKD; translated from the coding sequence ATGAATGTGAGCCCATTACAGCGAAGATTTATAATTAAGCAGCGTATATATTCCATATCAGTGGTTCTCTCCCGCCTTATACTGTTTTTAGGGTTCATTGGCATATGGGAATTTACTGCTGACAAAGGTATTATCAATGCATTTATATTCAGTTCACCCGTAAGACTATACCAGACATTTATAGATCTTTCCAGAGATGGTGTGATATTCATGCATATATGGGTAACACTTTATGAAACACTTGTTGCATTTGCAATTATTACCATTGTGGGAATAATATTTGCAATTCTTCTATGGTGTTTTAAAGGTCTTTCAGATTGTCTTGAACCTTTCATGGTTGTTCTTAACAGCCTCCCTAAATCAGCACTGGCTCCAATGCTTATTGTGTGGCTCGGAACTAATACAAAAGCGATAATTATAACAGCCGTGTCTGTCGCAATATTTGGTATGATTATTAATCTTTACACAGGATTCTTAGAAATCGACAAGGAAAAAATAACTCTTATACGCACCCTTGGCGGCAAAAAATGGCATATCTTATGCAAGCTTATTCTTCCCGGTTCTAAAAAAATTATTATAAGTAACATGAAAGTAAATATTGGTTTGTGCCTTGTAGGCGTAATCATAGGAGAATTCTTAGCTGCTAAAAAAGGGCTTGGCTATCTTATAATATATGGCAGCCAGGTATTTAAGATGAGCTATGTTGTACTTGGAATTGTTATTCTCTGCATTATATCAACGCTTCTTTTTGCACTTATAAATATAATTCAAAAGCTGTTTCTAAAAGACTGA
- a CDS encoding radical SAM protein produces MKCNMCPRACNVDRNVNTGFCGMTNDIYAARAALHMWEEPCISGEHGSGAVFFSGCTLRCIFCQNSEIAAAQVGKKITVERLSDIFLELQDKCANNINLVTATHFVPQVAEALVKAKNKGLVIPVVYNSSAYENVSTLNMLDGLVDVYLPDMKYIDSRLSAEYSKAPDYADVAKAAIHEMVRQTGKLEFFIEDDELVKSGRVEAGIMKKGVIVRHLVLPGTTKDSKAVIKYLIDTYGDDIYISIMSQYTPFDRLKKHPLLSRKVTRKEYNSVVDYAIDCGINNGFIQEGDVAEESFIPEFDYEGI; encoded by the coding sequence ATGAAATGTAATATGTGTCCAAGAGCCTGTAATGTTGACAGAAATGTTAATACAGGCTTTTGTGGAATGACTAATGATATATATGCGGCAAGAGCCGCTCTACATATGTGGGAAGAGCCATGCATATCAGGTGAACATGGAAGTGGGGCAGTGTTCTTTTCAGGGTGTACATTAAGGTGCATATTCTGTCAGAATTCTGAGATTGCTGCGGCACAGGTTGGAAAGAAGATAACAGTGGAGAGGCTTTCAGACATTTTTCTTGAACTTCAGGACAAATGTGCCAACAATATTAACCTTGTAACTGCAACACATTTCGTGCCACAAGTAGCAGAGGCACTTGTCAAGGCAAAGAATAAGGGGCTTGTCATACCAGTTGTGTACAATTCAAGTGCATACGAGAATGTCAGCACGCTTAATATGCTTGACGGGCTTGTGGATGTGTATCTTCCAGACATGAAATACATAGACAGCAGGCTTTCGGCAGAGTACTCGAAAGCACCAGATTATGCTGATGTGGCTAAAGCTGCAATACATGAGATGGTCAGACAGACCGGGAAGCTGGAATTCTTCATAGAAGATGATGAACTCGTGAAGAGCGGAAGAGTTGAAGCCGGGATTATGAAAAAAGGCGTAATTGTAAGACATCTTGTACTTCCGGGAACAACTAAGGATTCCAAAGCGGTTATAAAGTATCTTATTGATACATATGGAGATGATATATACATAAGCATAATGAGCCAGTACACGCCATTTGACAGACTAAAAAAACATCCACTCCTGTCGCGTAAAGTGACAAGAAAAGAATATAATTCTGTGGTAGATTATGCAATAGACTGTGGGATTAATAATGGATTTATTCAGGAAGGTGATGTTGCTGAGGAAAGCTTCATACCTGAATTTGACTATGAGGGCATATGA
- a CDS encoding HAD family hydrolase, protein MLNKSYDGIIFDLDGTMWDTRKPICEAWNIILSRHEEIHRTPIVETDLNDCMGLPMYDIAAKLFPQEQEQVRNALMDELCTFENGYLAERGGILYPQLAETLYTLSKKYPLYIVSNCQDGYIESFLTAHLMSDFFKDTECWGRTFLPKSESNKILIERNNLKNPVYVGDTAGDAKSAKDAGIDFIYAEYGFGDVSKDCYVAKIESFAELAEIL, encoded by the coding sequence ATGCTTAATAAATCTTATGATGGAATAATATTTGACCTTGACGGTACTATGTGGGATACAAGAAAGCCAATATGTGAGGCGTGGAATATAATACTTTCTCGTCATGAAGAGATTCACAGAACACCAATTGTCGAGACAGACCTTAACGACTGTATGGGACTTCCGATGTACGACATAGCTGCAAAGCTGTTTCCACAAGAACAGGAGCAGGTAAGAAATGCACTTATGGACGAGCTGTGTACATTTGAGAATGGATATCTTGCAGAAAGAGGTGGAATTCTTTATCCACAGCTTGCAGAAACTCTTTATACACTAAGCAAGAAATATCCATTGTATATTGTGAGCAATTGTCAGGATGGTTATATTGAAAGTTTTCTTACAGCACACCTTATGTCCGATTTCTTCAAAGATACTGAATGCTGGGGAAGGACATTTCTGCCAAAGAGCGAGTCTAATAAGATACTTATAGAAAGAAACAATTTAAAGAACCCTGTGTATGTCGGTGATACTGCAGGTGATGCAAAGTCTGCCAAAGATGCTGGCATAGATTTTATATATGCTGAGTATGGATTTGGAGACGTATCCAAAGATTGCTATGTTGCTAAGATAGAGAGCTTTGCAGAGCTTGCAGAGATATTGTAG
- a CDS encoding ABC transporter ATP-binding protein, whose translation MEAILSLDHIYYSYHDKNGETPVINDLSFEIKPGSFTSIVGPSGCGKSTLLSLLCDLIKPEAGTIYIRPPENNHDSRMGYMLQKDNLFEWRSIYKNVMLGLEINNKKTPENIAYVNHLLEQYDLAGFKSARPSQLSGGMRQRAALIRTLALKPDILLLDEPFSALDYQTRLEVREDICSILRKEKKTVILVTHDISEAIAMTDRVLILTNRPAKLLKTVDIEARDTLSNQKYFDEIREVLK comes from the coding sequence TTGGAAGCAATACTATCTTTAGACCACATATATTATTCTTATCATGATAAAAATGGAGAAACACCTGTAATCAATGACCTTTCTTTTGAAATAAAACCCGGTAGTTTCACATCAATTGTCGGTCCATCCGGTTGTGGCAAATCCACATTGCTCTCTCTGCTATGCGATCTTATAAAGCCTGAAGCAGGAACAATATATATAAGACCGCCAGAGAATAATCATGACTCCCGGATGGGATATATGCTACAGAAAGATAATCTGTTTGAATGGCGCAGTATATATAAAAATGTTATGTTAGGTCTTGAAATAAATAACAAAAAAACTCCTGAAAACATTGCCTATGTTAATCATCTCTTAGAGCAATACGACCTTGCAGGATTCAAATCAGCAAGGCCATCCCAGCTATCCGGAGGCATGAGACAGCGTGCAGCACTTATACGCACACTTGCTCTGAAACCGGATATTTTGCTTTTAGACGAACCTTTTTCTGCCCTCGATTATCAGACACGACTTGAAGTAAGAGAAGATATCTGCAGTATATTAAGAAAAGAGAAAAAAACGGTAATTCTTGTCACTCATGATATCTCTGAAGCCATAGCTATGACTGACCGTGTTCTTATTCTGACTAACAGACCTGCAAAGCTTTTAAAAACAGTTGATATTGAAGCAAGAGATACTCTTTCAAATCAGAAATATTTTGATGAAATAAGGGAGGTGTTAAAATGA
- a CDS encoding DUF5721 family protein, translating into MLSLTIKDLKQFMNKLLINNTFDNMCLSEAYICTGCSFTIDGKLNTQFYNEDELNTMSSSRYSSWKTIKPFVFSIIKGKKVPELLRITFVLPETVAARLILENDLNFDPDCVNGLFLNIRYQDGSVTMTTASSLNTFTLDHSLDEAFEKYIVKFLTDADISYEE; encoded by the coding sequence ATGCTTTCTCTTACTATTAAAGATTTAAAGCAATTTATGAATAAGCTTCTTATCAACAACACATTTGATAACATGTGCCTTTCAGAAGCATATATATGCACAGGATGCAGCTTTACCATAGATGGTAAGCTCAATACGCAGTTTTATAATGAGGATGAATTAAATACCATGTCTTCATCCAGATACTCCTCATGGAAAACTATCAAGCCATTTGTGTTCAGTATTATAAAAGGTAAAAAAGTGCCTGAACTACTAAGAATCACATTTGTTCTTCCAGAAACTGTTGCTGCCAGACTTATATTGGAGAATGATTTGAATTTTGACCCTGATTGTGTGAACGGTCTGTTCCTTAATATACGATATCAGGACGGAAGTGTGACAATGACGACAGCATCCTCACTAAACACATTTACACTTGACCACTCCCTTGATGAAGCATTTGAAAAATATATTGTCAAATTCTTAACTGATGCTGATATTTCCTATGAAGAATAA
- a CDS encoding MFS transporter translates to MENKHGHIEQNRARIWQIGLFSLNNTSTNLFLAMMGYVSYYANGIAGLSVVLISVILTGMRIFDGVTDPVIGYFIDKTNGKYGKFRPYIVIGYLLMAISSLVLFFTTSLVPVILRPLYFIIVYSVYIIGYTFQTAVVKSGQSVITNDMKQRPMITFFDSTFIMFAHGLVAFYVSVYLIEKYKTFQSQALFSEFVITVVIVAGICSALAVVGIWSKDNVKYFKLDEDKKQQIHFRDYAAIIKHNKPIRMLVIAAASNKFAQMVYGNSTVLVMLYGILMQNYPLAGIIGIIVGIPNLGIIYIGIEHAKRCGQKKTLVRSTYLAIIFQTILMFMMIFSDLTNVSLRHINFISVAFLLVFTLLNGVKSISNNIVVPMIADCTDYEYTLSGHFVPGIMGALFSFIDKSFSALGTGFVGIALAIAGYSKVFPQVEDQLTPQLKFLTIFFYCIIPIIGWIVTIFIMRFYKLDKNTMRGLYKK, encoded by the coding sequence ATGGAGAATAAGCATGGGCATATAGAGCAGAACAGAGCCAGAATATGGCAGATTGGCTTGTTTTCTCTTAATAATACATCTACAAATCTGTTTCTTGCGATGATGGGATATGTCTCATATTATGCTAATGGAATAGCAGGTCTTTCAGTTGTGCTTATTTCAGTTATTCTTACGGGAATGAGAATATTTGATGGGGTAACAGATCCGGTAATAGGGTATTTTATAGATAAGACTAATGGAAAATATGGTAAATTCAGGCCTTATATTGTTATAGGATACTTACTAATGGCAATTAGCAGTCTTGTACTGTTCTTTACTACAAGCCTTGTTCCAGTTATTTTAAGACCATTGTATTTTATAATTGTATATTCAGTATATATAATAGGATACACATTTCAGACAGCAGTTGTAAAGTCTGGACAATCGGTAATTACTAATGACATGAAGCAGAGGCCAATGATAACATTTTTTGACTCAACATTTATAATGTTCGCACATGGTCTGGTTGCTTTTTATGTGTCGGTGTATCTGATTGAGAAATACAAGACATTCCAGTCACAGGCACTTTTCTCAGAGTTCGTAATCACAGTGGTTATTGTAGCCGGAATATGCTCAGCACTGGCTGTTGTGGGAATATGGAGTAAGGATAATGTAAAGTACTTCAAGCTTGATGAGGATAAGAAGCAGCAGATACATTTCAGGGATTATGCGGCTATAATTAAACACAACAAGCCAATCAGAATGCTTGTTATTGCGGCGGCATCTAACAAATTCGCACAGATGGTATATGGTAATTCAACAGTTCTTGTAATGCTTTATGGAATACTGATGCAGAATTATCCGCTGGCTGGTATAATTGGAATAATTGTAGGTATTCCTAATCTGGGAATAATATATATTGGGATAGAGCATGCCAAGCGATGCGGACAGAAGAAGACACTTGTAAGGTCAACATATCTTGCAATTATTTTTCAGACGATACTTATGTTTATGATGATATTTTCAGACCTTACAAATGTATCATTAAGACATATTAACTTTATATCGGTAGCGTTTTTGTTAGTGTTTACACTGCTTAACGGAGTAAAATCAATATCTAATAATATAGTTGTTCCTATGATTGCCGATTGTACTGATTACGAATATACACTGAGCGGACATTTTGTGCCGGGAATAATGGGAGCACTGTTTTCATTTATTGACAAATCATTTTCAGCACTTGGAACAGGATTTGTAGGAATAGCACTTGCGATAGCAGGGTATTCTAAAGTTTTTCCGCAGGTGGAGGACCAACTGACACCACAGCTTAAGTTTCTGACAATATTTTTCTATTGCATAATTCCGATAATAGGCTGGATTGTGACAATATTTATAATGAGATTCTATAAGCTGGATAAGAATACTATGAGGGGCTTGTATAAAAAATAG
- a CDS encoding alpha-amylase family glycosyl hydrolase, producing the protein MLISKGNPMLMGCSRYKDGYNFTYEAECDSAALLIFDAHMKPKERIELDSSMKCGNIFSVYVCDRKLDKSFYCYEIDGLMYLDPYAKAITDCGRFGQTDEKDVYLAAIDVADYDWEDDRPLNYDYSDCIFYKMNVRGFTKSRTSKVKDKGTFSGIINKIPYLKELGITTIELQPAYEFDEIGRFPQLTDTIMSKYGAGTHYSVDKNTRKINYWGYTGGFYFAPKASYSSIASKHPGVFRDYTVEFKNVVKELHRNGIEVVMEMFFTDESTGFILQCVRHWVTEYHIDGVHVYCDESALKALSQDALLADTKIITVYWNGKTGTKKHMANYNNDFQNIARRLLKGDENMLGEFAAISRKNEANSASINYIANNNGFTLNDLVSFDRKHNELNGENNRDGEDFNFSWNCGEEGSTRKRKIKELRMRQIKNALAFVFLSAGTPLILAGDEFGNSQNGNNNPYCVDSELSWVNWKETKEGKEILEWTKALIQFRQNNKILHMPQSLTLSDRVSCGYPDISYHGTNAWYAQMNTYDRHLGIMYSCVYGDEEDHSLIYAAYNMHWENHSFALPKINGTWKVDMSSNVSGAVIEDNNRSVCVEPRSVAILTGTYEIPAKKEK; encoded by the coding sequence ATGCTTATTAGTAAAGGAAATCCCATGCTTATGGGATGCAGCAGATATAAGGACGGATATAATTTTACATATGAGGCAGAATGTGACAGTGCAGCTTTGCTGATTTTTGATGCACATATGAAGCCAAAAGAACGTATAGAACTGGATTCATCAATGAAATGTGGCAACATATTTTCAGTATATGTATGTGACAGGAAGCTGGACAAAAGTTTCTATTGCTATGAGATAGATGGCTTAATGTATCTTGACCCATATGCAAAGGCGATAACGGATTGCGGAAGATTTGGACAGACGGACGAGAAAGATGTGTATCTGGCTGCGATTGATGTGGCAGATTATGACTGGGAAGATGACAGACCGCTTAATTATGATTACAGCGACTGTATATTCTATAAGATGAATGTAAGAGGTTTTACTAAAAGCAGAACATCTAAGGTTAAAGATAAAGGAACATTTTCAGGAATAATTAACAAGATTCCATATCTTAAGGAACTTGGAATCACAACTATTGAGTTACAGCCCGCATATGAATTTGATGAAATAGGCCGTTTTCCACAGCTGACTGATACTATAATGTCAAAATACGGAGCCGGAACACATTACAGCGTGGATAAGAATACGCGGAAAATTAATTACTGGGGATATACGGGAGGATTTTATTTCGCACCTAAGGCATCATATTCTTCAATTGCTTCAAAGCATCCAGGGGTGTTTAGGGATTATACAGTTGAATTTAAGAATGTGGTTAAAGAATTGCACAGAAATGGCATTGAAGTCGTTATGGAAATGTTTTTTACTGACGAAAGTACAGGCTTTATCCTGCAGTGTGTAAGACACTGGGTTACAGAATATCATATTGATGGTGTACATGTATATTGTGATGAGTCTGCACTTAAAGCACTTTCACAGGATGCACTTTTAGCGGATACCAAGATTATAACTGTATACTGGAATGGTAAAACCGGAACGAAGAAGCATATGGCTAATTATAATAATGATTTCCAGAATATTGCGCGCCGCCTGTTAAAGGGTGACGAGAATATGCTTGGAGAATTTGCAGCTATATCAAGAAAGAATGAAGCAAACAGTGCAAGTATTAATTATATTGCCAACAACAATGGATTTACTCTTAATGACCTTGTGAGCTTCGACAGAAAGCATAATGAGCTTAATGGTGAGAATAACAGGGATGGCGAGGATTTTAATTTCAGCTGGAACTGTGGCGAGGAAGGTTCGACAAGAAAGAGAAAGATTAAAGAACTAAGAATGCGTCAGATTAAAAATGCACTGGCATTTGTTTTCTTGTCGGCAGGTACTCCGCTTATACTTGCCGGAGACGAGTTTGGCAATTCACAGAACGGTAACAATAATCCGTATTGTGTTGACAGTGAACTTTCATGGGTTAACTGGAAGGAAACTAAAGAGGGAAAAGAAATTCTTGAATGGACAAAGGCTCTTATACAATTCAGACAGAATAATAAGATACTTCATATGCCGCAGTCGCTTACTTTAAGTGACAGGGTATCATGTGGCTACCCTGATATATCATATCATGGAACTAATGCGTGGTATGCACAGATGAATACATATGACAGACATTTAGGAATTATGTATTCATGTGTATATGGGGATGAAGAAGACCACAGTCTGATATATGCTGCATATAATATGCACTGGGAGAATCACAGCTTTGCACTTCCTAAGATTAATGGTACATGGAAGGTTGATATGAGTTCTAATGTATCAGGTGCTGTGATTGAAGATAATAACAGAAGTGTATGTGTTGAGCCACGGAGCGTTGCAATACTCACAGGAACATATGAAATTCCTGCTAAAAAGGAGAAATAA
- a CDS encoding ClpP family protease produces MNTIGNDESYNKKPDNEISDNEKSNNGNTADDYKDGAVTKNALQVITIIGEIEGHDNLPATSKATKYEHMLPKLAEIEMDKDIKGVLFIMNTVGGDVSAGLALAEMIASMKKPTVSLIIGDSHSIGVPLAVSTDYSFIVPTATMIIHPVRMNGTLIGVQQTYDYFERISDRITSFIATHSNVSKERVEKMMVDTTQLSKDLGTVLVGRQAVEEGLICEVGGISDALAKLDSLIDEQ; encoded by the coding sequence ATGAATACAATAGGTAATGATGAATCGTACAACAAGAAACCAGACAATGAGATATCAGACAACGAGAAATCCAACAACGGGAATACCGCAGATGACTACAAAGATGGTGCTGTTACGAAAAATGCTCTTCAGGTGATAACGATTATTGGAGAGATAGAAGGACATGATAATCTTCCTGCAACAAGCAAAGCAACCAAGTATGAACATATGCTTCCTAAGCTGGCGGAGATTGAGATGGATAAAGATATTAAAGGTGTACTTTTTATTATGAATACAGTTGGTGGGGATGTCAGTGCGGGACTGGCACTGGCAGAGATGATTGCTTCAATGAAAAAGCCAACAGTTTCACTTATCATAGGCGACTCACATAGTATAGGTGTGCCGCTTGCTGTGAGTACAGATTATTCATTTATTGTGCCTACAGCTACCATGATAATACATCCTGTGAGGATGAACGGAACACTTATCGGAGTTCAGCAGACATATGATTATTTTGAACGGATATCTGACAGGATAACATCATTTATTGCGACTCACAGCAATGTAAGCAAAGAAAGAGTAGAGAAAATGATGGTTGACACCACACAACTCTCTAAAGACTTAGGAACAGTGCTGGTGGGTAGACAGGCTGTTGAAGAAGGTTTAATATGTGAAGTAGGAGGAATCAGCGATGCACTTGCAAAGCTGGATTCATTGATTGATGAACAATAA